The genomic segment CTTTGCtgcaatgtgttatgtgtatttatcagattaaactaacttttcttgggttttgtctccattgcattcataagccctagaaaataagagtcctggcatggtactctctaaGAGCCACCCTGTTATAACACGTTTAAATGCATTGCATTTGTAGCGTAATAacatatcattttaggcttactCCGGCAATTAAAAGGGGATCCCTTTAGGTTACATTTCATATTTACTTgatttgataaaatggcatcatgcataaaccctagagaGGGAATGCCACGTAGGGAATCCCGTTTTAGGAATAAAGCTACCTcgtgtctcggatatttaatccaaggagacttgcacgtttatatttcttgtattgtccgaaggggtagtgcacaaggtaaggtaaggaTCCGATCTTTTTGAAGATAATAGAGCAATTTTTTGCACGTTAGAATATGAACATCTaataatcattttttggccattttatcaaaattggtaaagaaccccttgcgtaaaggacattaaattGAAGagattcacaaataattcctcgtTGATTGGGACGATAAatatattgaggccaaatcttgattttggaaggctcatagactaatgcattgcaatgaattttttgaaactaccaatgcgtagacaattcaatcaatttttgaataaatcatcaattccattcaatccattggaccattttattcatcaatttcatccaatccattttttaattcattcatttttaggacatcCAGTCATATTTGAACAAATTGCTCATTTTTGGataaatcattaactccatttcatCTATTTGATTAATTCATTCACTCTTAGAataatttagtcatttttggATAAATCATTAACTCAATCCATTCACTTAGTTTTAGGacgatttagtcaattttgaaataagTCATTAATCtcatccattttatcaatttattcattttttgatcaatccggtcaattttgaataaattatctgtTTGGCCAGTTTGCCCATTTTTAGGATGATCtaaccaattttgaataaatcatcaaattcattttgtcaatttattcatttttaagacaatctagtcaattttgaataaattatcaatttcatcctattcATTTGACCCGCTTATTCCCTTTAGAGTTTAAGTataaggttcactgaataaattagtcgagacattgtaatcctttcaagagtagactcttttacacatcatttatgtgttgatcaaagcaagcaattcagactttgtcctcatttttaggacaaatgtctcttctcactccaattgaccaaatttgttaaaattatttttcactcaataagttggtcggattcatcaggtatggtatagtgcctaccttaGAGAATTACatcatgttaggcctacccttggcacaaaaaaggcccccccaataggacatgcatccgaattccCTCAATATATACTAACtcgtgtctttttctttttcttccttttctttttggcagCAGTTAATCAAAGGGGAATCTAAGAAGggtttttctaaattttcacaTAATTGCAAACATAGTTACAAAAAGAAGCCTCATCATTACACGATCACATAATCAAGTTTCGagaaatcgtgtaaacatgagtacacaTCCCGAATCATCTGATAGGCCTGCAACAACATCAGCAACTGACTTGGCGAATCTGGGAGCTCAGCTGAGCGAAGTTCtaaactgatttaatgagctaaGCGTTGAAATGATGGCCCAACGGCGCGTGATCGATCAATTGGTCACTGGTGGTACTAGCGATGAGCAACAACATGAACCCTTACCCCCTGGCCAATCTGAACCAATACTCTTACCTTATACTCAAACCTCTATTACTTCACAAGTTATAAATTCACCTGAAGAAGCCTTTACCTATCCCACTCATGGCCTACCACTTACTTATGCACCTAACATCCAAATTAACCCTTCTCATGCCCAAATTCCCCAGAATTATCCGCCAATCACTATGAGCATGCCATTTGAATCTCAGGGACCACATTATTATTCCACCGCTGAGCCATTCACCTTAGATACCGCCGCCCAAGGGAAAGCTGAAGCTGGGGAGTCATCCACGCCGGTGGATAAGAATTTGCTAAAGAGATTGGATCGGTTTGAGGAGTTTATAAGGAAAAGCCAAGGTCTGAGCAAACAAGGAAGTCTGGACTACAACGAGCTATGCCTATTTCCGGATATGCAATTGCCAATGGGTTTTAAAGCACCCAAATTTACCAAGTACGACGGAACTAGCAATCCCAAAACACACCTTCGGATGTTTGCAAACAAACTAGGAAAGCCGATAGATGATGAGAATCTACCTGTGCATTTATTTCCCGAGAGTCTAGAAGGCGACGCGTTGGAttggtattcaaatttgaaGCCTGAGAATATGAGGTCTTGGATGGATTTATCAACTGCTTTTGTAAGACAGCACGAATACAATTGTGAGCTTGCTCCAACGAGGACCACATTGGAGGGAACTAAGAGAAAACCATCGGAGAACCACAAGACGTATGCAAAGAGATGGAAGAAATTGGCCGCCAAGGTGGAGCCTCCCATGACTGAAAATGAAATTGTTCGTACGTTTATCAAAACCCATGACCCCCTTACTTTGAGGAGATTTTTCGAATGACTGGGTGCTCCTTTGCGAAGATTgtcaataaattggaagaataCGACGAGTTTATGAGGGCaggaaaaattgttaatgtttCCGCTTTAAAGTCACAGTTGGAAGCTATGCAGAGTCAGAGTAGCAGTAGTAAGAAGGCTCAGTTTAAGAAGAAAGACGAGGAAGCCTCCTTTGTCTGGAACCAAGGCTCTTCTTCCCAGCCTAGATACCAACAAAACCCTGCCTATTCACCTCGTTACTTATACCAACCACGTCCTCGCCCTATTTACAATACCACTATTAACCACCCCCGACCTCGATCAAATTACCCGAATACATCCTCAACACCATTTCACATTCCTCCGCCTAACTTTCAAATTAGACCTCGCCCTCCTTATAACCCAAGACCTGTCCCATCCCCCAACCCGAACTACCACTACCCACAAACCAGTGACACCCAAAATCCACCCACATACTGAACCTTTACCAATTTAGGTCAGCCTGTTGATCAACTATATGGACAATTGAAAGCTgctggaaaaattggtacaatacctCCGAAAACCTATCCTAAAGGGTTTCCTGTGGGTTATGATCCTCAGTCGTTCTGTGCCTACCATTCGGGAGCCCCTGGACATTCAACTGCTAATTGTTGGGCGCCTaagcataaaattcaagacatgGTCGAGGTCGGAGACATAGTCCTGAGGAGGAGGGAGGAACAAGGTCCAAATGTTAGCAAAAATCCTCTTCCTACACACAAGGACACCGTGGGAGTTATTACTATTGATGAAGAGATTGAGGAACCTACACAATTTATTATAGACGAAGTTGAGACAGTAAGGGTCATTGAAGAACCGTTCATATTAGAGGAAGGAGcttatgaagtcaagaaaaatacGGGTCCATTTATTCTGGAAATGGTGCCTTTCGAATGTGAGCCTTCGGAGCTGGTGGTACTTGAATTGCCTGAGCAAGCTCCTATTCTTAATTTGCAAGAGGTCCCATGGAATTATAGCGAGCCTACACTGTTAATTGGAGGAGAAAAGGTGCCCAAGAAGGAAGTGGATGCCATTATTAGATCTGGAACAATCATAGGGGAACCCGCAGTTGATGAGCCCTCAAAAGCGAAAGAAAATGATGTTCTGACAAAACCAACTGTGACTAATGAAGAGGCCTTTAATTTCCTTAAGatgttgaagaaaaatgagtATAAGGTGGTCGAGCAATTGGACAAGATGCCCGCTCAAGTTTCTATATTGAATTTGCTTCTAACCTCGGAACTTCATCGAGAAGCTTTGCTCAAGGTTTTAACTGAGGCTCAAGTGCCTAAGAATATTCCTGTGGATAAATTCACTCATGTAGTCAAacatgttttggcttcaaatcaaatttctttttctgatgAAGATTTGACTTTGGATGGGATTGGACACAATAAAGCATTGTATATCTCGGTCCGTTGTAATGGGAAGTTATTGCCAAGGGTCTTGATAGACAATGGATCTGTtcttaatatctgtccttggagcACTTTGGTTAAGTTGGGATTTCAGGAAGCTAAACTTCAGCTGTCTGCCACTGTGGTGAGAGGATTTGATGGCTCAAAAAGGGAATCAATGGGGGAAGTGGATTTAGTGCTGGAAATCGGACCTGCCCAGTTTCAAGTTATGTGCCAAGTCATGGACTTCTCGAGTGTTTATAATGTTCTTCTCGGACGACCTTAGATTCATACTTCAGGCGCTGTACCTTCTTCACTCCATCAAATGTTGAGATTTGTGGTGAACGGCCAGTTGATTACGATATTTGCTGAGGAAGATTGCACTATGATCGTTAATCCTACATTGGAAGATGATGGCGATAGAAAAGCTCTGGTTTCCCCTCACCATGTAGCTGAGATTGTTTCGGTGGGTAGGGCATCCAAGGATAAGGCGGCAATGGAAATGAATTTACCTGAAGCCAGCGTTATGATGGCTAAAGAGCTTATTCGAGGAGGTTATGAAATAGGCAAGGGCCTTGGGCGTAACCTACAAGGGGTCTTGGAGCTAATAAAGCTTCAAGGAAAGAAGGATACCTTCGGATTAGGGTTTCAACCTACTGCCAAGGATAAGAAAGAAATGATGAATCGTAAGAGGGCAGAGAAGGAAGGGAAGCAACTTATCATGAGCATCCCACCATTGTACTGCACTTTTCCTTATCCATCGGAGGTGATTAGACCTGAAGTGGACCCGATTGAGGCAGTGGATATTGGATTATCTGAGCTATTTGTGGGGGTTGCTGCTGAGGGGAAGCCATTGGAGGACCCAGGATTTCCAGAGGTGCCTATTGAAG from the Coffea arabica cultivar ET-39 chromosome 11e, Coffea Arabica ET-39 HiFi, whole genome shotgun sequence genome contains:
- the LOC140021207 gene encoding uncharacterized protein, whose translation is MAQRRVIDQLVTGGTSDEQQHEPLPPGQSEPILLPYTQTSITSQVINSPEEAFTYPTHGLPLTYAPNIQINPSHAQIPQNYPPITMSMPFESQGPHYYSTAEPFTLDTAAQGKAEAGESSTPVDKNLLKRLDRFEEFIRKSQGLSKQGSLDYNELCLFPDMQLPMGFKAPKFTKYDGTSNPKTHLRMFANKLGKPIDDENLPVHLFPESLEGDALDWYSNLKPENMRSWMDLSTAFVRQHEYNCELAPTRTTLEGTKRKPSENHKTYAKRWKKLAAKVEPPMTENEIVRTFIKTHDPLTLRRFFE
- the LOC113691107 gene encoding uncharacterized protein: MTGCSFAKIVNKLEEYDEFMRAGKIVNVSALKSQLEAMQSQSSSSKKAQFKKKDEEASFVWNQGSSSQPRYQQNPAYSPRQPVDQLYGQLKAAGKIGTIPPKTYPKGFPVGYDPQSFCAYHSGAPGHSTANCWAPKHKIQDMVEVGDIVLRRREEQGPNVSKNPLPTHKDTVGVITIDEEIEEPTQFIIDEVETVRVIEEPFILEEGAYEVKKNTGPFILEMVPFECEPSELVVLELPEQAPILNLQEVPWNYSEPTLLIGGEKVPKKEVDAIIRSGTIIGEPAVDEPSKAKENDVLTKPTVTNEEAFNFLKMLKKNEYKVVEQLDKMPAQVSILNLLLTSELHREALLKVLTEAQVPKNIPVDKFTHVVKHVLASNQISFSDEDLTLDGIGHNKALYISVRCNGKLLPRVLIDNGSVLNICPWSTLVKLGFQEAKLQLSATVVRGFDGSKRESMGEVDLVLEIGPAQFQVMCQVMDFSSVYNVLLGRP